The nucleotide sequence ACGATCCTGATATTCTGATAGTGTTAAAAAAGATAGGATTACCGCTTGGACTTCGCCAAAGAAGCCATTCCTGATGGTTATTCCCCTTAGCTTCCGGATAATACACACCCGGAGGATCTTCTTTATTTTTATCAAAAAAGTTATCTTCATTTTCGCCTTTGCATACAAGTCTGTAAGTAAGGGATGCCGAATATTTTTTTGGATTTACAAGAGAAACTTGGGCTATGGCTGTAATTGTATCAGGCCCATATGGATTTGAAATCCATGTGTATATTTGGGAATTATCATATCCTAGAACCGAAGAAGACATTTCTTGCCGTTCATGGTAATAGCTTATTTTTTTGTTTGAAAGGATATTATACCATGGGTTTGCGTAAATGCCTTCAACTGAAGATATGATGTAGCCTATTGTTGTAGGGTAAAGGTATTCGACACCGAAAAGGCCGCCCAAAGAATTTGGGGTATAATTTTTTCCGTTTAAGCCCTTGAGCTCTGATGGAGTTTGAAACTGATTCATTCCGAATTGCCCATATAACCTTAATCCTTTTATAGGAACTGCATCTATCGTAATCCCGAATTGACTTCCTACTGCTCCATTTTCAGATGCCGGTGTAGTGCCAGGAAGGTAATCTTCTTTCCATGCTGCATGGCTATGAAAAATCATAGCAGGGTTTAAAAAGCGCGGATCAAAAAAAGAATTTATTAAAACACCTTCATGAAGTGTTACTGAAATTTGCTTTATAGGTCTAAAACTTATCCCATGCGTAAATAAAAAACGGGTAGGATTTAATTCTACGATAGTTAAATCAAGTTTTAAGTTATTTGTAAATACGGTTCCCGAAAAATAATCAAAGCGGTCAGCCGTATCGGCTATAAGCATACTGCCTCCCAATGTTCTGCCCAAATTTAACGAGCCCCTGCCGATATTTATGTTAAAAAAAGAGTTTCCCATCGATATGCCGGCCTTTTGAGGAAAATGAAAATCCATGTCGTTCTCTTTTAACGGAATATTTAAAAAAGTATTTGAAAATTTACTTGCTGCAAAATTCTTATTAAGACTTAAATAACAGTAAGTATAAAAATAATTTGAAATTAAAAATTCTATTGGAACGGCTATCGGTATCGGCATTTCATTGTAAGCTAAAAATTTATCTATGCGGGGGGTATAATCGTTTACTTTGTATGTGAAGCGCCCTTGAACCCCAAATAGGGCGTTTATATTGAATTTAAGTATTTCTTGTTTAAGAAGATAATTAGGCTGCACTAAAGTTTTTCTTGTATTTTCATATACCTGTAAGCCTATAGTGCTTAAATTCTCTTTATCAATAAGACTTAATGTTTTATAAAGCTCTGCTGCCGATTGCGGCTTTTTATAGGAAAGGGGAGAAAATCCGTTTTCGATAGCTAAAAAATATACGGCATCATAAATATCCGTATTCTTTTCATAAAAAATTTTTGCATAAGGTATATCATATTCCGATTCATTTTCAGTTGCGAAGGCTGTTTGGACCGTTTCGGTTATTAAACATATAATAAGAAAAACAATTACTATGTATTTTTTAGATTTCATAATAACCTCTCATATTTTAGGCATATTACCACAATAAACCATAAAATTCAATTATAGTCTTGACAACGCCGGCATAAAAGGATAACCTATTCAATATGAATGAGGCTTTTTGGCTTCAATTATAGGAGGAAAAGTGAAAAAGTTTTACATTGCGGCAAATTGGAAGATGAATATGAATAGGGCTGAAGCCAAGCAGCTTGCAACAGAAATGAAGGCCGGCCTAAAAGACGGAAAAAATAAGTATATGATAGCTCCTTCATTTACTCTTCTGCAAGATGTTGCGTCCGTGCTTAAAGGCTCCAATATCTTGCTGGGTGCTCAAAATATGGGATTGGAAGAAAAGGGCGCTCATACCGGGGAGGTTTCTGTTCTTCAGCTTTTGGATGTAGGTGTTCAAGCCGTAATTTTAGGCCATTCCGAAAGAAGGCATATATACAAGGAAACAGATGACCTTATCAATAAAAAGGTAAAACTTGCATTAAAACACGGTCTTGAAGTTATCCTCTGTGTGGGAGAGCTTCTCGAAGAGCGTGAAGCCGGTCATGCCGAAGCCGTATGCGAAAGGCAGATTAAAAAAGGGCTTACAGAAGTTTCTGCAAAAGATTTGGATAAGGTAACGATTGCTTATGAGCCTGTTTGGGCAATAGGAACGGGAAAAAATGCGAGCCCTGAGGATGCTGATGCCATCCATTCTTCAATAAGGAAGACCTTAGCCGCTCTTTACGGAGAAAAGGCTGCTAAAGATATGATAATCCAGTACGGAGGCTCTATGAAACCTGAAAATGCCGCCGGTCTTTTAAAAAAGCCCAATATTGACGGAGGCTTAATAGGCGGAGCCGGTCTTAAAACGGAAACATTTTTGCCTATAGCCTTGTTTTCCGAGTAGACTTTAAACTCTTGATTAGACTTGTTTTCTACTTGAAAAAATGAGAATAAAATGCTAGTATCTTAAGAGCTGTGATAGTTGTTTAGCTTTACAGTATAATAAAATAACTTAAATTGGAGGGTTATTAAGATGAAAAAGAAATTTTTTGCGATTAGTATTATGGCTTTATTAGCTTTGGCTGTTTTTGCCCAAAATGCGGCAAATGTAACAACCAAAACACAGAAAATTGAGGTTAAAGATAGGCCGTCTGCCGTAATGTATTTGACAAAGATGGATGTTCCGGGATTGGAAAATCAGGTTGAGTTTTACCTTACCTATGAGGAAAATAACGATACCTATAATGAAGCCGACTGCGAAAAAATTATTATGGAATTTATCGCCGAATATAAAAGAACTAATGTTTTTTCAAGATTTGAAGTTGAAGATCTAAAAGCCGCTTCTGTAGGAAAAACAAAGACAACTGTAGTAAAACGCGTTATTTTTAGAAAAGTCCGCTAAAAATTTAATAAGAGCTATTGAAACTTTTCCGTTTTTAGTGTATTCT is from Treponema denticola and encodes:
- the tpiA gene encoding triose-phosphate isomerase is translated as MKKFYIAANWKMNMNRAEAKQLATEMKAGLKDGKNKYMIAPSFTLLQDVASVLKGSNILLGAQNMGLEEKGAHTGEVSVLQLLDVGVQAVILGHSERRHIYKETDDLINKKVKLALKHGLEVILCVGELLEEREAGHAEAVCERQIKKGLTEVSAKDLDKVTIAYEPVWAIGTGKNASPEDADAIHSSIRKTLAALYGEKAAKDMIIQYGGSMKPENAAGLLKKPNIDGGLIGGAGLKTETFLPIALFSE